In the Pyrolobus fumarii 1A genome, one interval contains:
- a CDS encoding macro domain-containing protein, which produces MTGIKGPLLKVECGSSTIEVWQGDITQLENVDAIVNPANSLMIMGGGVAGAIRRVAGDEIEQEARRYAPVPVGKAIVTSAGRLQPRIRHVIHAPTMERPAMRTTVEKVKKATRAAIEVALDKGIDSIALPAMGAGVGGLSIEESTNAMLDAIEEVLREKGKLPSRIILVGYLEHDARKMIEVVHRRAAKKDTCIRVSS; this is translated from the coding sequence TTGACGGGCATCAAGGGCCCCCTTCTAAAGGTAGAATGTGGTTCTTCGACCATCGAAGTGTGGCAAGGTGATATAACGCAGCTTGAGAATGTCGACGCTATAGTCAATCCCGCTAATAGTCTGATGATAATGGGGGGTGGAGTAGCAGGTGCTATTCGTAGAGTCGCGGGAGACGAAATTGAGCAGGAGGCAAGACGTTATGCTCCTGTCCCAGTAGGCAAAGCTATAGTTACAAGTGCTGGTCGTCTACAGCCTCGGATTAGACATGTGATACACGCGCCGACAATGGAAAGGCCTGCCATGAGGACTACGGTTGAGAAAGTAAAGAAGGCTACCAGAGCGGCTATTGAAGTTGCGCTAGACAAGGGTATTGATAGCATAGCGTTGCCTGCTATGGGTGCAGGAGTAGGAGGGTTGAGCATAGAGGAGTCTACGAATGCAATGCTTGATGCTATAGAAGAGGTTCTGCGCGAGAAGGGTAAGCTTCCAAGTCGTATAATCTTGGTAGGCTATCTGGAACACGATGCTAGGAAGATGATTGAAGTTGTACATCGCAGAGCAGCGAAGAAAGATACGTGCATACGAGTGTCTTCCTAA